A window of Spiroplasma syrphidicola EA-1 contains these coding sequences:
- a CDS encoding energy-coupling factor transporter ATPase, producing the protein MSKIAKKTKAVSMPESDQIIFKDVSYVYAPKSPYEHQSLTDINLEIKPEKITAVIGSTGSGKSTLVQHINGLLTPTRGEVHANGFVIKAKQKKIKDIKKLRKSIGLVFQFPEYQLFEETIEKDIMFGPVHLGEEKEMARANAKKYLEMVGLPENYLQRSPFDLSGGQKRRVAIAGILAIEGNTLILDEPTAGLDPEGEEDFIKLFNNINKNEKKRIILVTHNMDHVLDIADEVIALKDGKIIKIGTPFEIFKDKTLLHELQIEPPKIYNLIYQLAENGLDLREENIRNINELVDKIINIKKQRKG; encoded by the coding sequence ATGTCAAAAATAGCAAAAAAAACAAAGGCAGTTTCAATGCCTGAAAGTGATCAAATTATTTTTAAAGATGTTTCATATGTTTACGCGCCAAAATCACCATATGAACACCAATCGTTAACTGATATTAACTTGGAAATTAAACCAGAAAAAATTACGGCCGTAATTGGTTCAACTGGGAGTGGAAAATCAACGTTAGTTCAACACATTAATGGGTTACTAACTCCAACGCGTGGGGAAGTCCATGCCAATGGTTTTGTAATTAAAGCTAAGCAAAAAAAGATTAAAGATATCAAAAAATTACGGAAATCAATTGGTTTAGTTTTCCAGTTTCCTGAGTATCAGTTGTTTGAAGAAACAATTGAAAAAGATATTATGTTTGGTCCAGTTCATTTAGGGGAAGAAAAAGAAATGGCGCGGGCTAATGCAAAGAAATATCTTGAAATGGTTGGCTTACCAGAAAACTATTTACAACGTTCCCCATTTGATTTATCGGGGGGTCAAAAACGCCGAGTTGCGATTGCTGGGATTTTAGCAATCGAGGGAAACACTTTGATTTTAGATGAACCAACAGCTGGTTTAGACCCTGAAGGGGAAGAAGATTTTATTAAATTATTTAACAATATTAATAAGAATGAGAAAAAACGGATTATTCTTGTTACACATAATATGGATCATGTCTTAGATATTGCTGATGAAGTTATCGCTTTAAAAGACGGAAAAATTATTAAAATTGGAACACCATTTGAAATCTTTAAAGATAAAACGTTATTACATGAATTACAAATTGAACCACCAAAAATTTATAATTTAATTTATCAATTAGCGGAAAATGGTTTAGATTTACGGGAAGAAAATATCCGTAACATTAATGAATTAGTTGATAAAATTATCAACATTAAAAAGCAAAGAAAGGGGTAA
- a CDS encoding tRNA pseudouridine synthase A yields MLNLLLTLEYDGFDYKGWIKQKNALTIQGELEKAFFNVCQINLWTLGASKTDAGVHACDQKVLVKIPFQPKDLAFFIKTVSYSLPLNINIKNYTVVDENFNVRDTKEKEYIYTINDQDYDLLNHRYELQTKQQYDEKRLHTIAQIFVGEHDFAFFSGVKRDETIKTIRTINAIDVVRDKNKKIKIHFKGKGFIRYQIRMIVQNILECYHGRITIATLQEQLANPPVGKTTIFSAKPYGLCLAKIIY; encoded by the coding sequence ATGTTAAATTTACTGTTAACTTTAGAATATGATGGCTTTGATTATAAAGGTTGAATTAAACAAAAAAATGCTTTAACAATTCAAGGAGAATTAGAAAAAGCCTTTTTTAATGTTTGCCAAATTAACCTTTGAACCCTCGGAGCAAGTAAAACTGATGCTGGTGTTCATGCTTGTGATCAAAAAGTGTTAGTTAAAATTCCGTTTCAACCAAAAGACTTAGCTTTTTTTATTAAAACTGTCAGCTATAGTTTACCGTTGAATATTAATATTAAAAATTATACTGTTGTTGATGAAAATTTTAATGTTCGTGATACAAAAGAAAAAGAATATATTTATACAATTAATGATCAAGATTATGATCTATTGAATCATCGTTATGAATTACAAACTAAGCAACAATATGATGAAAAGCGTCTTCATACAATTGCCCAAATTTTTGTTGGCGAACATGATTTTGCTTTTTTTAGTGGCGTAAAAAGGGATGAAACAATTAAGACGATCCGAACAATCAATGCAATTGATGTTGTCCGGGATAAGAATAAAAAAATAAAAATCCATTTTAAAGGGAAAGGATTTATTCGTTATCAAATTCGAATGATTGTTCAGAATATTTTGGAGTGTTATCATGGTCGCATTACGATTGCAACTTTGCAAGAACAGTTAGCTAATCCCCCAGTTGGGAAAACAACAATTTTTAGTGCTAAGCCATATGGTTTATGTTTAGCTAAAATTATTTATTAA
- a CDS encoding energy-coupling factor transporter ATPase, whose translation MKKKHKKNDNHLEKKNNISLKVTDIEFRYRETHPNAVDGVSFEINHGEYVTIIGHNGSGKSTISKIIIGVLRPHKGKIEVFGNEMHATTLTEIRRFLGIVFQNPDNQFIGSTVRDDIAFGLENRCIAQKDMQAIIDDAAKKVGMLDYLDHEPLMLSGGQKQRVAIASTLALQPDIIIFDEATSMLDPKGRQEVKQIMVDLKNTRQKTIISITHDMDEIINADKVIVMNKGKMVKCGRPEEILYDADFLKGIHLDVPFISRVINGLREKGLNVNNTLDMGELVKDICQK comes from the coding sequence ATGAAAAAGAAACACAAAAAAAACGATAATCATTTAGAGAAAAAAAATAATATTTCTTTAAAAGTAACAGATATTGAGTTTAGATATCGTGAAACTCATCCAAATGCCGTTGATGGTGTTAGTTTTGAAATTAATCATGGTGAATATGTTACCATTATTGGCCATAATGGAAGTGGTAAATCAACAATCAGTAAAATCATTATTGGGGTTTTACGACCACATAAAGGGAAGATTGAAGTATTTGGTAATGAAATGCATGCAACAACTTTAACAGAAATTCGCCGTTTTTTAGGAATTGTTTTTCAAAATCCCGATAATCAATTTATTGGTTCAACTGTTCGTGACGATATTGCCTTTGGTTTGGAAAACCGTTGTATTGCCCAAAAAGATATGCAAGCAATTATTGATGATGCGGCAAAAAAAGTTGGGATGTTGGATTACTTAGACCATGAACCATTAATGTTATCAGGGGGGCAAAAACAGCGTGTGGCAATTGCTTCAACCTTGGCCTTACAACCAGATATTATTATATTTGATGAAGCAACTAGTATGTTAGACCCAAAAGGTCGTCAAGAAGTTAAACAAATTATGGTTGATTTAAAAAATACTCGTCAAAAAACTATTATTTCAATTACCCATGATATGGATGAAATTATTAATGCGGATAAAGTAATTGTGATGAATAAAGGTAAAATGGTCAAATGTGGTCGTCCAGAAGAAATTTTATATGATGCGGATTTCCTTAAAGGAATTCACTTGGATGTGCCTTTTATTTCAAGAGTAATTAATGGTTTAAGAGAAAAAGGCCTTAATGTTAATAATACTTTAGACATGGGAGAGTTGGTGAAAGACATATGTCAAAAATAG
- a CDS encoding energy-coupling factor transporter transmembrane component T family protein: MRLSFGRYIAYDSVIHRMDPRLKLFMLLSLMVAIFFPTGFTGYAIIGIALGLVYILSKLPFRMLFSLLKPIMFMFIFLLIINCFLVKSGYLGWHWGGSPEAIGPVAPGGQTWFAFSEKAIYSALYMAIRIYLMITITTILTATTQPLDLTLALEDLMSPLKLVKFPVHILSTIISIALRMIPTLIEEASRIMKAQASRGVDFKHGHFKDKIKSTTSLIIPLLVSAFQKSEDLSYAMDARGYDPHAKRTRYRAYKFHFVDVIIFLFGVGIAGVIIAQSVTMGQFTSFYEGWHWNGTELVYGYFKTGFLPFRIPHLDDFIVGW, from the coding sequence ATGAGACTATCGTTTGGTCGTTATATCGCCTATGATTCAGTTATTCACCGCATGGATCCAAGGTTGAAATTATTTATGTTACTATCATTGATGGTTGCAATATTTTTCCCAACAGGTTTTACGGGTTATGCAATTATTGGGATTGCCCTGGGGTTAGTTTATATTTTATCAAAACTCCCATTTAGAATGCTATTTTCATTATTAAAACCAATTATGTTTATGTTTATTTTCCTATTAATTATTAACTGTTTTTTGGTTAAGAGTGGTTATTTAGGTTGACACTGAGGGGGAAGCCCAGAAGCAATTGGCCCAGTTGCCCCTGGTGGTCAAACATGATTTGCTTTTTCGGAAAAGGCAATTTATAGTGCCTTATACATGGCAATTCGGATTTATTTAATGATTACAATTACAACAATTTTAACTGCAACAACTCAGCCATTAGATTTAACATTAGCGTTAGAAGATTTAATGAGTCCGTTAAAATTAGTTAAATTTCCAGTTCATATTTTATCAACAATTATTTCAATTGCGTTACGAATGATTCCAACTTTAATTGAAGAAGCAAGTCGAATTATGAAAGCACAAGCTTCACGGGGAGTTGATTTTAAACATGGTCATTTTAAAGATAAGATTAAATCAACAACGTCTTTAATTATTCCATTATTAGTATCAGCCTTTCAAAAATCAGAAGATTTATCATATGCAATGGATGCACGGGGATATGACCCTCATGCGAAACGAACACGTTATCGTGCTTATAAGTTCCACTTTGTTGACGTTATTATCTTCTTATTTGGGGTTGGAATTGCTGGAGTTATTATTGCCCAATCAGTAACAATGGGGCAATTTACAAGTTTTTATGAGGGATGACATTGAAATGGCACAGAATTAGTCTATGGCTATTTTAAAACAGGGTTCTTACCATTTAGAATTCCTCATCTTGATGATTTTATTGTAGGTTGATAA
- a CDS encoding DNA translocase FtsK, with amino-acid sequence MKKRTYTDHPLNDQNQTTAIIKVEKKPRRNDAIGWVIGALLVVFFTIISVGRITLIGQFIDDVIFTFLFGWFKYLLYFCCLIVGLTIFLGVKIKIKRRVRWMTICFIILTCWLVSAILLIYQFSQNQMPFFDQQSFLKIIKAYIKNWQNASIFSPEALKSITFVGFNGQWITLGAGGGIIGNFLAGVFSYLTIFGSVVLCVILYLGWFSWVFTGSFWGLFLPKKRRANKGIRVTKLWSNKAKKIKKPGNNSIYQSLNVPDDEFFTPQQVMHTTESSDITIQMPSYTALHDQQLIEDLIADDFVGKKKTKQNYVKFDDYNNQPPQQRRDNNFTSPQDFSYPRTGGTKKPVVPQPEQYIQPRNRRSGLNSGFDDNRNINDLPVYSSAFGQNVDLNEARNKLNSQADITPFGKIKREGQQMPSPAVEQTSLYDESGEVKDFNQPREPETFINNGPIQSTAEVERPGNDFWTAPPKPQPKVEIFEQPRRNVVIDKREPVVTSRPPVFNNPNYKLPNLTLLNEKQDNANNNEQNKMAAHNKALKINEVFQQFNIAASVQGVNIGPTITKFEIQMQPGVKVNKIMSLENDLKYALATQAIRIEAPIQGKSAVGIEIANQISNKVTLREIMERIPLEKQDKKLLVAIGRSVNGDIIFVELDKMPHLLVAGSTGSGKSVCINTILSSLLLRTKPSEVKLLLIDPKQVELAVYNNLPHLLAPVISDTKLANPALKKVIAEMERRYSLLSARGVRNIEAFNLKVAPEEKLPYIVIIIDELADLMMTAGKEIEDSIMRITQLARAAGIHMIIATQRPSTDVITGVIKTNIPSRIAFAVASSIDSRTILDQSGAEKLIGYGDMLYAPAGQNIPTRAQGAYISDDEIERLVEYCQSQQETSYDEDFLNIENNHNGGNNGDLTSELDPLYQEIKNFVILNQKASTSLIQRKFSIGYNRASRLMDTLEENGVIGPQNGAKPRDVYIQNIDLDDNDY; translated from the coding sequence ATGAAGAAAAGAACTTATACTGATCACCCTCTCAATGATCAAAATCAAACGACTGCAATTATTAAAGTGGAAAAAAAACCGCGCCGTAATGATGCGATTGGTTGAGTTATTGGAGCGTTATTAGTAGTTTTTTTTACAATTATTTCAGTTGGACGGATTACATTAATTGGTCAATTTATTGATGATGTTATTTTCACCTTCCTTTTTGGGTGGTTTAAATATTTATTGTATTTTTGTTGCTTAATTGTTGGTTTAACAATTTTTTTGGGCGTTAAAATTAAAATTAAACGCAGAGTTCGTTGAATGACAATTTGTTTTATTATTTTAACTTGTTGACTTGTTAGTGCAATTTTATTAATTTACCAATTTTCGCAAAACCAAATGCCATTTTTTGATCAACAATCATTTTTAAAGATTATTAAAGCCTATATTAAAAATTGACAAAATGCTTCAATTTTTTCACCAGAAGCTTTAAAATCAATTACTTTTGTTGGTTTTAATGGTCAATGAATTACCTTAGGAGCCGGTGGGGGAATTATTGGAAACTTTTTAGCTGGAGTTTTTTCTTATCTAACAATCTTTGGATCAGTAGTTTTGTGTGTAATTTTATATCTTGGTTGATTTAGTTGAGTTTTTACAGGGAGTTTCTGAGGGCTATTTTTACCAAAAAAACGCCGAGCTAATAAAGGGATTCGTGTTACAAAGTTATGATCAAACAAGGCAAAAAAAATTAAAAAACCAGGGAATAACTCAATTTATCAATCGTTAAATGTTCCAGATGATGAATTTTTTACCCCTCAACAAGTAATGCATACAACAGAATCATCGGATATTACAATTCAAATGCCTTCATATACGGCTTTACATGACCAACAGTTAATTGAAGATTTAATTGCTGATGATTTTGTTGGGAAGAAAAAAACAAAACAGAATTATGTTAAATTTGATGACTATAATAATCAACCACCCCAACAACGTCGGGATAACAATTTTACTTCGCCCCAAGATTTTTCATATCCCCGCACAGGAGGGACTAAAAAACCAGTTGTTCCTCAACCTGAACAATATATTCAACCGCGTAATCGTCGTAGTGGGTTAAATTCTGGTTTTGATGATAATCGTAATATTAATGATTTACCAGTTTATTCGTCAGCTTTTGGTCAGAATGTCGACTTAAATGAAGCGCGTAATAAACTAAATTCGCAAGCAGATATTACTCCGTTTGGAAAAATTAAACGCGAGGGTCAACAAATGCCATCACCAGCTGTTGAACAAACATCACTTTATGATGAAAGTGGGGAGGTAAAAGACTTTAATCAACCGCGAGAACCAGAAACATTTATTAATAATGGACCAATCCAGTCAACTGCTGAGGTTGAAAGACCAGGAAATGATTTTTGAACAGCTCCCCCAAAACCACAGCCAAAAGTTGAGATTTTTGAGCAACCACGTCGGAACGTTGTGATTGATAAACGTGAACCAGTCGTAACTAGTCGCCCCCCAGTCTTTAATAATCCCAATTATAAATTACCAAATTTAACCTTATTAAATGAAAAGCAAGATAATGCTAATAATAATGAACAAAATAAAATGGCAGCCCATAATAAGGCGTTAAAAATTAATGAAGTATTCCAACAATTTAATATTGCCGCTAGTGTCCAAGGGGTTAATATTGGCCCAACAATTACGAAGTTTGAAATTCAAATGCAACCAGGGGTTAAAGTTAATAAAATTATGAGTCTAGAAAATGATTTAAAATATGCCTTAGCAACCCAAGCGATTCGAATTGAAGCACCAATTCAAGGGAAATCAGCGGTTGGAATTGAAATTGCTAACCAAATTAGTAATAAAGTTACTTTACGGGAAATCATGGAACGAATTCCATTAGAAAAACAAGATAAAAAATTATTGGTGGCAATTGGTCGTAGTGTTAATGGTGATATTATCTTTGTTGAATTAGATAAAATGCCGCATTTATTAGTGGCTGGTTCAACGGGGAGTGGGAAATCAGTATGTATTAACACAATTCTGTCTTCGCTATTACTACGAACAAAACCATCAGAGGTGAAGTTATTATTAATTGACCCAAAACAAGTTGAATTAGCAGTATATAATAATTTACCGCATTTACTAGCCCCAGTTATTTCTGACACTAAATTAGCTAATCCAGCTTTGAAAAAAGTTATTGCTGAAATGGAACGTCGTTATAGTTTATTATCAGCGCGTGGGGTACGAAACATTGAAGCTTTTAACTTGAAAGTAGCGCCGGAAGAAAAATTACCTTATATTGTTATTATTATTGATGAATTAGCTGATTTAATGATGACAGCGGGGAAAGAAATTGAAGATTCGATTATGCGTATTACCCAATTAGCACGAGCAGCTGGAATTCATATGATTATTGCAACACAGCGACCTTCAACAGATGTTATTACAGGAGTTATTAAAACAAATATTCCATCTCGTATTGCTTTTGCTGTTGCATCATCAATTGATTCACGAACAATTTTAGATCAAAGTGGGGCCGAAAAATTAATTGGGTATGGTGATATGTTATATGCTCCAGCTGGACAAAATATTCCAACCCGTGCCCAAGGAGCTTATATTTCTGATGATGAAATTGAACGCTTAGTTGAATATTGCCAATCACAACAAGAAACTAGTTATGATGAAGATTTCTTAAATATTGAAAATAATCATAATGGGGGTAATAATGGTGATTTAACTAGTGAATTAGATCCCCTTTATCAAGAAATTAAAAACTTTGTTATTTTAAATCAAAAAGCTTCAACATCATTAATCCAACGGAAATTCTCGATTGGTTATAATCGCGCTAGTCGCTTAATGGATACTTTAGAAGAAAATGGTGTAATTGGACCACAAAATGGGGCTAAACCCCGTGATGTCTATATTCAAAACATTGATTTAGATGATAATGATTATTAA
- the dnaB gene encoding replicative DNA helicase: MVENNKGMERIKAISEAEQNILAIAAHSPMAAEEIFSLLSEEDFTVMNYKSIFKALQELFISKVAINITTLSNYMLKNNVLTKIGGIEFLTDLFQAYTTDANLTEYLDIIIKNTTSRRLKEVVDNINREMNLNQPIDEVVSSAEKAILDVKKERKGNLFKSSFDEVDNVLAKLEKLESSGELLTGSPSGFRDLDYMTSGFQKGDFIILAARPSMGKTALALNFAVKCAEKSNKAVAIFSVEMPSEQLIQRMIGSYSTVDSSKVRTGKGLTANDWEKITKAGDFLKHTKLFIDDTPGLKVIELQSKLRKLCRDNEVSLVVIDYLQLLSVGGSYGESRQQEVSTISRQLKALARELEVPIICLSQLSRSVEKREDKRPIMSDLRDSGAIEQDADIIMFLYREEYYHLGDSNDNNAMETEKAQLILSKHRNGPTGNVELLFVKKHGSFADFGLQKPGF, from the coding sequence ATGGTGGAAAACAATAAAGGAATGGAAAGGATTAAGGCTATTAGTGAGGCTGAGCAAAACATTTTAGCAATTGCCGCTCATTCGCCAATGGCAGCGGAAGAAATATTTTCATTATTATCAGAAGAAGACTTTACGGTAATGAATTACAAATCAATTTTTAAAGCATTACAAGAATTATTTATTTCGAAAGTGGCAATTAATATTACAACATTAAGTAATTATATGTTAAAGAATAATGTTTTAACAAAAATTGGGGGAATTGAATTTCTAACCGATTTATTTCAAGCCTATACAACTGATGCTAATTTAACAGAATATTTAGATATTATTATTAAAAATACAACATCACGACGATTAAAAGAAGTTGTTGATAATATTAATCGCGAAATGAATTTAAATCAACCAATTGATGAAGTTGTAAGTAGTGCTGAAAAAGCGATTTTAGATGTAAAAAAAGAGCGAAAAGGCAATTTATTTAAAAGTTCATTTGACGAAGTTGATAATGTTTTAGCTAAGTTAGAAAAGTTAGAAAGTTCAGGGGAACTGTTAACAGGAAGCCCAAGTGGTTTTCGCGATTTAGATTATATGACATCAGGTTTTCAAAAAGGGGATTTTATTATTTTAGCAGCTCGTCCTTCAATGGGGAAAACAGCGTTAGCCCTAAACTTTGCAGTTAAATGTGCCGAAAAATCAAATAAAGCTGTCGCCATTTTTTCAGTCGAAATGCCTTCTGAGCAATTAATTCAACGGATGATAGGAAGTTATTCAACAGTTGATTCATCAAAAGTGCGAACAGGAAAAGGATTAACAGCAAATGATTGAGAAAAAATTACCAAAGCAGGAGACTTTTTAAAGCACACAAAATTATTTATCGATGACACACCGGGCTTAAAAGTGATTGAATTACAATCAAAATTACGGAAACTATGTCGAGATAATGAAGTATCATTAGTAGTAATTGATTATCTACAGTTATTAAGTGTTGGAGGTAGTTATGGCGAATCACGTCAGCAAGAAGTGTCAACAATTTCACGCCAATTAAAGGCCTTAGCACGGGAATTAGAAGTGCCAATTATCTGTTTGTCACAGTTATCACGGTCAGTTGAAAAACGGGAAGATAAACGACCAATTATGTCAGATTTACGTGATTCAGGAGCAATTGAACAAGATGCTGATATTATTATGTTTTTATATCGTGAAGAATACTATCATTTAGGAGATAGTAATGATAATAACGCGATGGAAACAGAAAAAGCACAATTAATCTTATCAAAACACCGGAACGGACCAACAGGAAATGTT
- the rplI gene encoding 50S ribosomal protein L9 has product MKVILIKDVKGKGKANDIIEVSDGYAKNFLLKQNLAIPTTNANVYKLNENLRENQKVIEEEKAKLGLLKLELEKLTLNFKLKMHNDKVFGSISLVQIVDRLEKEFKLKVNKKDFVDKNNLVDVGLHYLTIKLNHQITATLKVMIEKKES; this is encoded by the coding sequence ATGAAAGTTATTTTAATTAAAGATGTTAAAGGAAAAGGGAAAGCTAATGATATTATAGAAGTATCAGATGGCTATGCCAAAAACTTTTTACTAAAACAAAATTTAGCAATTCCAACAACTAATGCGAATGTTTATAAATTAAATGAAAACTTACGTGAAAACCAAAAAGTAATTGAGGAAGAAAAAGCAAAATTAGGGTTATTAAAACTTGAATTAGAAAAATTAACCCTGAATTTCAAGTTAAAAATGCATAATGATAAGGTTTTTGGGTCTATTTCATTGGTTCAGATTGTTGATCGTTTAGAAAAAGAGTTTAAATTGAAAGTAAATAAAAAAGACTTTGTTGACAAAAATAATTTAGTTGATGTTGGGTTACATTATTTAACAATTAAGTTAAATCATCAAATAACAGCAACATTAAAAGTAATGATTGAAAAAAAGGAGAGTTAG